The following proteins are co-located in the Zonotrichia albicollis isolate bZonAlb1 chromosome 1, bZonAlb1.hap1, whole genome shotgun sequence genome:
- the OTULIN gene encoding ubiquitin thioesterase otulin isoform X2 yields the protein MKHKNEVGLASEELGSANAPADQTEQTMSEIRQDCVYRSAGRPEKTDMIKSLVMDQDASRNCELYLPGSGNRSAVESSEESEEDMYRDEEEIEREKILLSETNSSEYKLSVSPEMDIMEYCRKEWRGNTPAAKRMRKGYEAVAQKFASIRRIRGDNYCAFRATLFQILSQATQLPRWLQSEDFTMLPENLLSKYDWIKHWQLRQKPGKRMGEIRDEIKEYLILLRQKWKNISEIKGPLEKQEACDKLFKNEEEEYSLYEALKFLMLNTAIELYNADKSGKRVPVFSWLLFARDTSSNPCQLMQNHLNHIGHSGGLEQVEMFLLAYALQYTIRVYRLYKHSTDEFVTLYPNDPEEDWPVVTLITEDDRHYNIPVRMCQETML from the exons ATGAAGCATAAAAATGAAGTTGGTCTTGCTTCTGAGGAACTTGGCTCAGCAAATGCACCTGCAGACCAGACAGAGCAAACTATGTCAGAAATAAGACAAGACTGTGTATACAGAAGTGCTGGGAGACCTGAGAAGACAGATATGATTAAATCTCTTGTGATGGATCAGGATGCATCCAGAAACTGTGAGCTTTATCTGCCTGGGTCTGGTAATCGTTCAGCAGTGGAGTCATCTGAGGAGAG TGAGGAGGACATGTACCGTGATGAAGAGGAAATAGAGAGAGAGAAGATACTACTTAGTGAAACAAACTCATCAG AATATAAATTAAGTGTTTCACCTGAAATGGACATCATGGAGTATTGCAGGAAGGAATGGAGAGGAAATACACCAGCAGCAAAAAGGATGAGAAAG GGATATGAAGCAGTTGCCCAAAAGTTTGCATCTATAAGGAGAATACGAGGTGATAACTATTGTGCTTTCAGAGCAACTCTTTTCCAGATATTAAGCCAAGCTACCCAGTTACCAAGGTGGCTGCAGAGTGAGGATTTTACTATG CTTCCTGAAAACTTGCTGAGCAAGTATGACTGGATCAAACACTGGCAGCTCAGACAGAAACCTGGCAAGAGGATGGGAGAAATAAGGGATGAAATAAAAGAGTATTTAATACTTCTAAGGCAAAAG tgGAAGAATATAAGCGAAATAAAGGGTCCTCTTGAGAAACAAGAAGCTTGTGATAAATTGTTTAAGAATGAAGAGGAGGAGTACAGTCTTTATGAAGCGCTGAAATTTTTGATGCTTAACACTGCCATTGAATTATACAATGCTGATAAAAGTGGAAAGAGAGTGCCTGTCTTCTCCTGGCTCCTGTTTGCACGGGATACATCCAGCAACCCTTGTCAGTTAATGCAGAATCACTTGAATCACATTGGTCACAGCGGAGGCCTTGAACAA GTGGAGATGTTTCTCCTTGCTTATGCCCTGCAGTACACCATCCGAGTGTACCGCCTCTATAAGCACAGCACTGATGAGTTCGTCACACTTTACCCCAATGACCCGGAGGAGGACTGGCCTGTGGTGACTCTCATAACTGAAGATGACAGACACTATAATATTCCTGTCAGAATGTGCCAAGAGACGATGCTGTGA
- the OTULIN gene encoding ubiquitin thioesterase otulin isoform X1, which yields MSGERRRPGRAPRPPLGPGTAAAAEARRDVPASRCRAGRSAAESQDNLQGWVTEPTGLSAGAEEKIESVPTQLMKHKNEVGLASEELGSANAPADQTEQTMSEIRQDCVYRSAGRPEKTDMIKSLVMDQDASRNCELYLPGSGNRSAVESSEESEEDMYRDEEEIEREKILLSETNSSEYKLSVSPEMDIMEYCRKEWRGNTPAAKRMRKGYEAVAQKFASIRRIRGDNYCAFRATLFQILSQATQLPRWLQSEDFTMLPENLLSKYDWIKHWQLRQKPGKRMGEIRDEIKEYLILLRQKWKNISEIKGPLEKQEACDKLFKNEEEEYSLYEALKFLMLNTAIELYNADKSGKRVPVFSWLLFARDTSSNPCQLMQNHLNHIGHSGGLEQVEMFLLAYALQYTIRVYRLYKHSTDEFVTLYPNDPEEDWPVVTLITEDDRHYNIPVRMCQETML from the exons ATGAGCGgcgagcggcggcggccgggccgAGCCCCGCGCCCTCCCCTCGGGCCGGGCACAGCGGCGGCCGCCGAGGCTCGGCGGGACGTGCCGGCCTCCCGGTGCCGGGCGGGACGGAGCGCGGCGGAAAG CCAGGATAATCTTCAAGGGTGGGTGACAGAACCAACTGGCCTTTCTGCAGGTGCAGAAGAGAAAATAGAGAGTGTTCCCACACAGCTGATGAAGCATAAAAATGAAGTTGGTCTTGCTTCTGAGGAACTTGGCTCAGCAAATGCACCTGCAGACCAGACAGAGCAAACTATGTCAGAAATAAGACAAGACTGTGTATACAGAAGTGCTGGGAGACCTGAGAAGACAGATATGATTAAATCTCTTGTGATGGATCAGGATGCATCCAGAAACTGTGAGCTTTATCTGCCTGGGTCTGGTAATCGTTCAGCAGTGGAGTCATCTGAGGAGAG TGAGGAGGACATGTACCGTGATGAAGAGGAAATAGAGAGAGAGAAGATACTACTTAGTGAAACAAACTCATCAG AATATAAATTAAGTGTTTCACCTGAAATGGACATCATGGAGTATTGCAGGAAGGAATGGAGAGGAAATACACCAGCAGCAAAAAGGATGAGAAAG GGATATGAAGCAGTTGCCCAAAAGTTTGCATCTATAAGGAGAATACGAGGTGATAACTATTGTGCTTTCAGAGCAACTCTTTTCCAGATATTAAGCCAAGCTACCCAGTTACCAAGGTGGCTGCAGAGTGAGGATTTTACTATG CTTCCTGAAAACTTGCTGAGCAAGTATGACTGGATCAAACACTGGCAGCTCAGACAGAAACCTGGCAAGAGGATGGGAGAAATAAGGGATGAAATAAAAGAGTATTTAATACTTCTAAGGCAAAAG tgGAAGAATATAAGCGAAATAAAGGGTCCTCTTGAGAAACAAGAAGCTTGTGATAAATTGTTTAAGAATGAAGAGGAGGAGTACAGTCTTTATGAAGCGCTGAAATTTTTGATGCTTAACACTGCCATTGAATTATACAATGCTGATAAAAGTGGAAAGAGAGTGCCTGTCTTCTCCTGGCTCCTGTTTGCACGGGATACATCCAGCAACCCTTGTCAGTTAATGCAGAATCACTTGAATCACATTGGTCACAGCGGAGGCCTTGAACAA GTGGAGATGTTTCTCCTTGCTTATGCCCTGCAGTACACCATCCGAGTGTACCGCCTCTATAAGCACAGCACTGATGAGTTCGTCACACTTTACCCCAATGACCCGGAGGAGGACTGGCCTGTGGTGACTCTCATAACTGAAGATGACAGACACTATAATATTCCTGTCAGAATGTGCCAAGAGACGATGCTGTGA